The window AGGATGGCTCCTGAGAGGGGGCCTTACCCCCTAATTGGCACAGTGAGAATAaaccctctccctttccccctcccttaTCCCTCCCCCCAGAGTCCCCATGTGGGAGAgctttgtctttatattttcctcAACACGGAGTGTGACCAGACCCCACCCTAGCTCTAAAGCAGGGTCCCAATTTCCTGGGGAGGGCTCAAGGATAAAGAGTGGATATGGGCACGTCTGGCTCCACCTTTGAAGCAGGGGACAAAGCTTCCAGCCATGACTCAGGGATCTGTGGAAAGAAGACATAGAGGACAAGGTAAGAAGCTTATCTGGGGCATGCCAACTTTCCACCATCCAGATTCACACCAAGGAAAACAGACACCTCCCCCgtctccacacacacatacacacacacctcttCTGTGCTACCTTGCAGGGGTCGGCACTACTGAGGGGCCTGGAGGTCCCATCTGGAAAGTATGCCACTCTAATCTGACATCCTTCCTCCAATTCCCCAGGAGCTCTGGCTATCCCTTGTTCTAAAGCTCCCCATTGCTCAGATCATGGGACTAGCAAGGCACCTAGGAGTGGACATAGGTTGTGAGAGCTACGATGATTAGGGGGTGCTGTACCTGGCTCAAAGTTGAAGTCCAGTCCCTCGCCCCCATCCATGAGGTCACTGATGATGTTATCTATGTCACACTCCAGGTTCTCCGTATACATATCAAGATCTAGATCCTGAGGCATTATGTCTTGGCTTGTGGCTTCAGTAGGGGGTGTGAGCATTGGAGTCCCCAGGGTCTTGGGGATGGCAGCACCCGCCATGACTGGAGGAGGTGCTATCATAGAAAGGGTGGGTACCAGACTGCTGGGGCCTGGAGCCTCTAGGGGCTTGGGACATAGGCTGACTCCTGTGGCCAGCTTACTGGAGGAAGGTATCCCTCCCAGCAATAGAAGTGTTGGAGCCTGAGACAGAATGGGATCTACCTGGGTCATGAGGACATCAGCAGTGGGTGGTGGCATATCAGAGGTAAGCAGGGCCTCCAAAGACTGGGAGCCTGAGAAGCACCCTTCTCCTGCTGACAGGGGCCCCTCTGAGGGGCTGAAGAGGGAGGTACTGTACGTGTGTATAGGACCGGTAACCCCAGGATGCTGCAAAGAGAAGCCAGAGAGACCACTCCGAGATAACAGGGAATGGGAAGATGTGAGATTGAGCCCATCTAACAGCTCTAGATCTTCATTTAGGGTAGGAGGGATACCCCCTGCATAGCTGCTGACTGAGGCTGGtatttcctcctctgccagcaCCTCAGACTCTGGCCTCAGAGGGGACAGTCGGGTGCTGACAGTGCTAGCATTTGAACTGCTTCGTGGACGGAAGGTGGTCCACACATCGGCTTCCTCACGGTTTCGAGAACAAGGGCTGCCTGACCACTTGGCAA of the Lemur catta isolate mLemCat1 chromosome X, mLemCat1.pri, whole genome shotgun sequence genome contains:
- the FOXO4 gene encoding forkhead box protein O4, producing the protein MDPGNENSATEAAAIIDLDPDFEPQSRPRSCTWPLPRPELASEPSEPPEVEPGLGEKVHTEGRSEPILLPSRLPEPAGGPQPGILGAVTGPRKGGSRRNAWGNQSYAELISQAIESAPDKRLTLAQIYEWMVRTVPYFKDKGDSNSSAGWKNSIRHNLSLHSKFIKVHNEATGKSSWWMLNPEGGKSGKAPRRRAASIDSSSKLLRGRSKAPKKKPPVLPAPSKGATPTSPVGHFAKWSGSPCSRNREEADVWTTFRPRSSSNASTVSTRLSPLRPESEVLAEEEIPASVSSYAGGIPPTLNEDLELLDGLNLTSSHSLLSRSGLSGFSLQHPGVTGPIHTYSTSLFSPSEGPLSAGEGCFSGSQSLEALLTSDMPPPTADVLMTQVDPILSQAPTLLLLGGIPSSSKLATGVSLCPKPLEAPGPSSLVPTLSMIAPPPVMAGAAIPKTLGTPMLTPPTEATSQDIMPQDLDLDMYTENLECDIDNIISDLMDGGEGLDFNFEPDP